The genomic stretch GCCGTGCGAACCCTTCTCGCCCTCACCAGCTTCGAGACCTTCGACGTCCTCGCCGCCAACGACCAAGACGTCACAGACGTGGTCCCCCAGATTGTCGACCTCGCCCAATCGGCGATAGAGCAGGCCGTCCCTCCCCGACGCCGACGTTAGGCATCCTGGGCGCTGTTTGGTCTCAGTGACTCGAAGAGCTTCACTCCGAGCCTGGACCTGACCACGGGTCCGTCGAGCTTCTAGCGGCTGAAGCGAAGCAAGAGCTTCTGGTCGTAGTAGTAGTCGAGCCAGTCGACCAGGTGGCTCCCGCCGTGATGGCCATGACCGTCAGCCGGTACGAAGCGCATCGCGAGCCGGGCGGCCGACGCGTCGAATCCGACCCCACGAAAGATCGCCACGACCTCGTCGATGTCGTACAGCTTCGGCAGGCGCAGCTCGTCGACGTTGGCCGAGTGCCACTGCATCATGAGGGGGCTCCGTGTATGGATACCCATGACTGCGAAGTAGACGCCGCCCGGCGCCAAGGCACGAAAGATGGCACTGGCGTGGGCCGAGAGATCGTGCACCAGATAGAGCACCTCGTGGCTGAACGCCACGTCGAAGCCGCTCCACTCCGCCGGCACCGTGTCTGCGGCTTCGAAGCGTAACGGTCGCTGCCCGACGAGCCCCCGCGCATCCTCGATGGCGCTGGTGGCCGGGTCGTACCCCCACCCCTCAGCGATGCCATGCCGGTCGGCGAGCAGGCGGAGGAAACCACCTCGGTTGCACCCGGCATCGAGCACGCGCTTCGCAGCCAAGTCGACATCGACCGTCTCGAGCATCGCCCGCCAGATGAAGCCGTGTTCCTCCTGCATGGCCTCGTCCTCGGCGCCGCCCCGCCAGTACGTCGTGTCCATACGACCCACCCTAGGTCGCTGGCGGTGACGCAGCACCCCGCCCGGGTGCTCAGGCCGAAGGCCGGGGCTGTCCTGGAGAGACCGTTCGGGCCAGGATGCCGAGAGTGGCGCGCAGCGCCGCCTCTGGAATCACCGGGAAGATGTTTGCGTCTCTCCAATTCTGCTCGATGGAGGACCAGTCGTAGTACGAGGTGACCAGCGTGCCCTGTGCGATCGGCTCGAGCTTGTAGCCGTACACGTGCCCGAGGTTGAGTTGACCTTCGGGCGTCCAGGCGATCTCTCGATCCGGCTCGAACCTCACGATCCTCACGGTCACGTCGTACAGACCGAGTGGGTAGTCGTTGAGCGCCTCTCGGTCCATGTGCACCACGAAGGTGTCGCCGACAGCGCGAACAGACTCACCAGAAGCGCTCATCAGCATGCCGGAGCTGTCGATGGCCACATGACCCTGGGGATCGCTCAGCAGCCGGAAGATCGCGGCCGGCTCCGAAGCAATCTCTCTCTCGACCTCCATGCGTTCCCTCATCGCCGAGCAGTCTCGCACGCCGGCCGTTTGGCGAAGGCACAACAGGCGACCACGGGCCCGGATCCTCAGATTGGGCTAGAGCACGTCCCCCATGCGGGGCAGTACCTCTACCGGAAGGATGAGCCTGTCGACTCGCCGATCCACGGGTTCGAGGTTGGCTGACCGCTCGTCTGTACGGTAGCGCACAGACCCGTATACGATTAGTGGGTCGCCTGATCAGCTCGGGCGAACGGAGCGGCACATGTTGGCACCTCAGACTCCTTTCGACCTCTCGACGACAGAACGCAACGGCCTCGCCGTCGTGGCGGTGCTCGGCGAGCTCGACTGTGCCACGGCGCCGGTGCTGTCACAGATGCTCGCCGATCTGGTTGAACCCGGTCGGGTGATCCTCGTTGACCTGAGCGACACCGAGTTCGTCGATTGCGCCGGCATTGCTCCGCTCGTCGCCGCGTGCGAGCAATTGCGCAAACTCGGCGGGGACCTGATCCTCGACGCACCGACCAGCCCGGTCTCCAGGGTCATCGAACGCACCGGTCTGAACAAGGTGCTGACGGTCACCTCAGGTTAGGAGGCGAGCGGAAGCCCCCGCCCCGGGGGGCCGACAGGCCGATACACCCGAGCGGCGGCCGGCCCCTTTTCGGCCGGTTACCAAGCGGTTGCCCCCTCTACGGCATCCCCTCACCTCCACGGGGGAGCCCCGTACCCCGAGCCCAAGCCGTACCGTTGGGCCTGGCTCGCAAAGGACTGCCGTTCGCGACGTCGAATATGGACAACGGGCGACCGGTGCAACCCGTGTCGCAGTCGTCGAAGATTCGCCCAGCACGAGCGGCTCGCACCGCTTCGTAGTCTCGAGATTGACGCCAGAGTACGCCGTTGAAACAGCTCATCCGCACCAGACAGCGGCCGATCATGGTCGCGACGGCAGCCGTCGCCGTCGGACTGACGTTGCTCGCCAGCTGCGCCCGCACGACCGCGCACAGGGCGATAGCGAGGACGACCACGACGCCCCCGACGACCGCCCCGCCGCCCCCGCCCCCGTTTGCGCCGCTCACCGGGCAGCTCGTCAGCGCCACCAACAACCGTCCCGCGCTGTCGGTCAAGATCGACAA from Acidimicrobiales bacterium encodes the following:
- a CDS encoding STAS domain-containing protein, with the translated sequence MLAPQTPFDLSTTERNGLAVVAVLGELDCATAPVLSQMLADLVEPGRVILVDLSDTEFVDCAGIAPLVAACEQLRKLGGDLILDAPTSPVSRVIERTGLNKVLTVTSG
- a CDS encoding class I SAM-dependent methyltransferase, giving the protein MDTTYWRGGAEDEAMQEEHGFIWRAMLETVDVDLAAKRVLDAGCNRGGFLRLLADRHGIAEGWGYDPATSAIEDARGLVGQRPLRFEAADTVPAEWSGFDVAFSHEVLYLVHDLSAHASAIFRALAPGGVYFAVMGIHTRSPLMMQWHSANVDELRLPKLYDIDEVVAIFRGVGFDASAARLAMRFVPADGHGHHGGSHLVDWLDYYYDQKLLLRFSR